The sequence below is a genomic window from Variovorax paradoxus B4.
CGGTCGATCCAGATCACGAGGCCGCCGGTGGAAAGCCCGCCCAGGTGGTTGTAGCGCTCGAGCAGCGCCACGTCGGCGCCGGCGCGCGCGGCGGCTGCGGCGGCCGCGGTGCCCGACGGCCCGCCGCCCACCACCAGCACGCCGCAGCGGTGGTAGACCGGAATGTCTTTGCCGGGCTCGGCCCAGGTGCCGTGGTCAGGCCGCTTGACGCGGCTGTCGCGGTCGAAGATGTCGGAGGACAGGATGCGCTCGTCGGTGCGGACGACAGTTTTCATGGATGAATGTCTTGGATGGGCTGTTTCGTCGTATTTTGATTTCAATGTTCATTTTGTCAAATATAAAAGTCTGAAAAAGGCATTTCTTCGGGGTATTCCCTAGCTAATATGGATTTTTATGGTTTTCTGAACCAATATAAGAAGAACATTCCAACGGAGACATCGATGAAGAAACCCTGCGGCACCCGCCGCGCATTCGGCGCGGCGCTCAGCGCGGCGGCCCTCCTGGGCGTGGCGCCCCTGGCGCTGGCGCAAGACTTTCCCGTGCGCGGCGGCAAGCCGATCCGCATCGTGGTGGGCTTCACGGCCGGCGGCGGCACCGATGCGCAGGCGCGCATCGTGGCGCAGAAGCTCGGCGAGATGCTGGGCACCGGCGTGATCGTCGACAACAAGCCCGGCGCCAGCACCATGCTGGCCGCGAGCGAGGTGGCGCGCGCGCTGCCCGACGGCTACACCCTGCTCTATGCGCCCTCATCGACCATGGCGCAGAACCCGCACACCTTCTCGCAGGTGCCCTACGACCCATTCAAGGACTTCACCGCCATTTCGATGGGCGGCCGCGGGCCGCTGGTGCTGTCGGTGAGCACCACCGTGCCGGCCCGCAACGTGAAGGAACTCATCGCCTACGTGAAGGCCAACCCCGGCAAGGTGAGCTATGCCTCGTTCGGCGCGGGCACCTCTTCGCACATCTACGGCGAGGCCTTCGTGAAGAAGGCCGGCATCGACGCGGTGCACATTCCCTACAAGGGCGGCTCGGACGCGGCCAAGGACCTGATCGGCGGCCGCGTGCAGTACATGTTCGATTCGGCCTCCTCGGCCATCATCACCTCGGGCACCGGCAAGGTGAAGATCCTGGCGATTGCCGCGAACGCGCGCATTGCTGCGCTGCCCGAGGTGCCGACCTTCGCCGAGCAAGGCCTGACCGGCCTCGACCTGCCGAGCTGGCTCGGCTTCTACGGGCCGGCGCACATGCCTGCGCCGGTGGTCGCCCGGCTCAACGCGGCGCTCACGCAGGTGCTGGCGATGCCGCAGGTGCGCGAGTTCTACCGCAGCGGCGGCTATGAGGCCGGGGCAAGCACGCCCGAGGAGTTTGCCGGCGTCACGCGTTCGACCTACGAGCGCTGGGGCGCGATGGTGCAGCAGGTCGGGTTGGCCAAGCAATGAAAGCCTGGCCGCACTCCTTCATCGGCCGCCGGCGCGTTGCCGCATGGCTCGGGTTCGCACTCGGCGCGGCCGCACTGCCGTGTGCCGCGCTCGCGGCCGAGCCCGCGCCCTTCCCCGAGAAGGGGCGCAGCATCCGCATCGTGCTTGGCCTCGCGGCGGGCGGCGCCTCGGATGCGCAGGCGCGCTTCGTCGCCAACAAGCTCGGCGAGGTGCTGCAGACGCCGATCATCGTGGAGAACCGGCCGGGTGCGAGCTTCATCCTGGCCACTGAGGAAGTGATTCGCGCCGCGCCCGACGGCTACACGATGATGTACGCGCCCTCTTCCGTGGTGGCGCAGAACCCGCAGACGCTGGCGCAAGTCCGCTACGACCCCTTCAAGGACCTGACGCCCATCTCGCTCGGCGCGCGCGGCCCGCTGGTGCTCACGGTGCATGCGAGCGTGCCCGCGCGCACGGTGCAGGAGCTGGTTGCCTACATCAAGGCCAATCCGGGGAAGATGAGCTACGCCTCCTTCGGCACCGGCACCTCGTCGCACATCTACGGCGAGGCCTTTGCGAAGCAGGCGGGGCTGGATGTGGTGCACGTGCCCTACAAGGGCGGTGCCGATGCCGCGAAGGACTTTCTCGCGGGCCGCGTGCAGTACTACTTCGATGCGGCGCCCAACGCGATCCAGAACACGGCCACCGGCAAGGTCCGCATGCTGGCGGTGGCGGCGCCCAAGCGCAGCGCGATGCTGCCCGACGTGCCCACGATGACCGAACAGGGCGTCGCCGGCGTCGACATGGCGAGCTGGCTGGGCTTCTACGGGCCCGCTCGCATGCCCGCGCCCGTGGTCGCCAGGCTCAACGGCGCGCTCGCGCAGGTGCTGGCGATGCCCGCCACGCGCGACTTCTTCCGCCAGGGCGCCTACGAGGCGGAGTCTTCGAGCCCCGCGCAACTGGCCGAACTCACGCGCGCAACCTACGAGCAGTGGGGCGACATCATCCGCAAGCTCGGGCTCGCGAAGCAATAGCGAGGCTGCGAGGCTCAGCCCAGGAAGCGCAGCAGCAGCCGGTTGAATTCATCGGCGCGCTCGTACTGCGCCCAATGCCCTGCCCCGTCGATCACCACGCCTTCGCGCTGCGGATGGCCGGCCGTGAGCTGCGCCACCAGCGGCCGCGGATCGGCGGTGACGTCGTACTCGCCCCAGAGCAGCAACTGCGGCCCGCCGAGCGCGTCGAGCGCGGCCTGCAGACCGCCCGCCTGCGACACGTCCTTGCTGCGAAAGCGCGTGCCGTGGCAGGAGATGTCGTGGATCTCGAACGCAACCGGGTCGATCGCGGCCTTGTCGTGCAGCATCAGCGCGGCCAGGTTGTGCAGCAACGCAGCGCGTTCTTCCTCGCGGCTGGGCGCGGCACGCCAGTTGATCATCTCCACCGCCATGCGCCGCATCGTGCCGTGACCGCCGCTGCCCACGAGCGCCAGGCGCCGGATGGCACCGCGCCGCACCGCGAAGCGCGCGGCGGTGAGCCCGCCGAAGGAGAAGCCGCCCAGGTCGATGGGCGTGCCCGCGCCGATCAGCTGGTCGAGCGATCCGCCCAGCGCATCGAGCAGCGGTCCGAGTGGATCTTCGCCAGGCGCGGCGCGCGGCGGCGCGTCGGAGTCGTTGAAGCCGGGCATGTCGGGCAGCCACAGCGTGCGCCCGGCCGAAAGCGCCTCGACGTTGCGCAGCCAGTGCATCCAGCTGCCGTGGCCGCCATGCAGCAGCACCAGCGGTGCGTGGGCGTTTTCACCGCCGAAGCGGCGCCAGCAGACGCGAACGCCGCCATGCATCACGTCATGGCGCGTGCCGCTCGCGGCGATGCGTTCGATCGGCAGGCGGGCTTCGCGGTCTGAATCTGAAGTGAAATCTGGATCGGGAATGGAAGGCATCGCCCGATTCTGCCAACACGCCGCCTTTTCAGCTGGCGGCTGCGCCGAAGCGGTAGCTCGACACCACGAGCCCGCCCATGAAGGCGTCTTCGTGATAGATGCGTTCGCCGGGCTCCTGCTCGGCCGCGCCGACCACCACCATCAGCGGGATCAGGTGCTCCTCGCGCGGATGCGCCATGCGTGCCGAAGGGGCGGCAGCCCAGTCCTGCAGCCGCTGCACGCGTTCCTGCGGTGCCGACTGCACGGCGGTGTCGTCGAGCCAGTCGCCGAAGGCCTTGGAAACGCCGTGCGCCTGCGGGCCGAAGTTGCGCAGGTTGTGATAGCTCAGGCCGCTGCCCACGATGAGCACGTTCTCATCCCGCAAGGGCGCGAGCGCGCGGCCGAGCGCCAGGTGCTCCGCCGGATCGAGCCCGCGACGCAGCGACAGCTGCACCACCGGCACGCCGGCATCGGGGTACATCGCCTTCATGGGCGAGAACATGCCGTGGTCGAAGCCGCGCTCGGGGTCGATGGCCGCGGGCAGCCCGGCCGCCGCAAGCAGCGACTGCACGCGCCGCGCCAGCTCGGGCGAACCCGGTGCGTCGTAGCGCACTTCATAAGTGTGGGCGGGAAAGCCGCCGTAGTCGTAGATCATGGGCGGGCGCGGGTTGCCCTGCACCGTGAAGACCGGCGCTTCCCAATGGGCCGACACCATGAGGATGGCGTCCGGCGTGCGGCCGATCTGGCGCGGCATGTCGGCCAGCGCGGCGGCCAGCTGGTCGTAGGTGGGGCCCATTTCCTTCCTCATCCAGGGCCAGGGGCCGCCGCCATGCGAGATGAAATACGTGGGCAGGCGCGAGGTGTCGTCAGCGTGGGTCAAGTCGATGCTCCTTGAAAGCGTTGCATCGACTGTAGACATTTCCCATCAGGAAATCGACAGGCTACGATGCATCGATTCATTTCCTCTGAGGAAACCATCCATGGACCGCCTGACCAGCCTGCGCGTATTTCGGGAGGTCGTCGAATCGGGCAGCTTCGTGGCCGCGGCCGAGCGCCTGTCGATGTCTCCGCCAATGGCC
It includes:
- a CDS encoding Bug family tripartite tricarboxylate transporter substrate binding protein — encoded protein: MKKPCGTRRAFGAALSAAALLGVAPLALAQDFPVRGGKPIRIVVGFTAGGGTDAQARIVAQKLGEMLGTGVIVDNKPGASTMLAASEVARALPDGYTLLYAPSSTMAQNPHTFSQVPYDPFKDFTAISMGGRGPLVLSVSTTVPARNVKELIAYVKANPGKVSYASFGAGTSSHIYGEAFVKKAGIDAVHIPYKGGSDAAKDLIGGRVQYMFDSASSAIITSGTGKVKILAIAANARIAALPEVPTFAEQGLTGLDLPSWLGFYGPAHMPAPVVARLNAALTQVLAMPQVREFYRSGGYEAGASTPEEFAGVTRSTYERWGAMVQQVGLAKQ
- a CDS encoding Bug family tripartite tricarboxylate transporter substrate binding protein, producing the protein MKAWPHSFIGRRRVAAWLGFALGAAALPCAALAAEPAPFPEKGRSIRIVLGLAAGGASDAQARFVANKLGEVLQTPIIVENRPGASFILATEEVIRAAPDGYTMMYAPSSVVAQNPQTLAQVRYDPFKDLTPISLGARGPLVLTVHASVPARTVQELVAYIKANPGKMSYASFGTGTSSHIYGEAFAKQAGLDVVHVPYKGGADAAKDFLAGRVQYYFDAAPNAIQNTATGKVRMLAVAAPKRSAMLPDVPTMTEQGVAGVDMASWLGFYGPARMPAPVVARLNGALAQVLAMPATRDFFRQGAYEAESSSPAQLAELTRATYEQWGDIIRKLGLAKQ
- a CDS encoding DODA-type extradiol aromatic ring-opening family dioxygenase; this encodes MRKEMGPTYDQLAAALADMPRQIGRTPDAILMVSAHWEAPVFTVQGNPRPPMIYDYGGFPAHTYEVRYDAPGSPELARRVQSLLAAAGLPAAIDPERGFDHGMFSPMKAMYPDAGVPVVQLSLRRGLDPAEHLALGRALAPLRDENVLIVGSGLSYHNLRNFGPQAHGVSKAFGDWLDDTAVQSAPQERVQRLQDWAAAPSARMAHPREEHLIPLMVVVGAAEQEPGERIYHEDAFMGGLVVSSYRFGAAAS
- a CDS encoding alpha/beta fold hydrolase, whose amino-acid sequence is MPSIPDPDFTSDSDREARLPIERIAASGTRHDVMHGGVRVCWRRFGGENAHAPLVLLHGGHGSWMHWLRNVEALSAGRTLWLPDMPGFNDSDAPPRAAPGEDPLGPLLDALGGSLDQLIGAGTPIDLGGFSFGGLTAARFAVRRGAIRRLALVGSGGHGTMRRMAVEMINWRAAPSREEERAALLHNLAALMLHDKAAIDPVAFEIHDISCHGTRFRSKDVSQAGGLQAALDALGGPQLLLWGEYDVTADPRPLVAQLTAGHPQREGVVIDGAGHWAQYERADEFNRLLLRFLG